The proteins below come from a single Bombyx mori chromosome 7, ASM3026992v2 genomic window:
- the LOC101738815 gene encoding uncharacterized protein LOC101738815 isoform X1, which yields MTAAPAASCMSTEHGCVMFDCLVHLWEWLDPPSSQTQFQMENKKAAPATQQPFAHQHLMAHHVHPNGMYSQHHPQLSAHLTSTQTDQIPPNGVMHQLLQSQYHSNLDARSPLLENRHEQYGSAYCQNQDYGRQYGVNDNYNNYQQSPPRPERSEVYLDHNVNSSLNQNISAGYNVEVYQDYLKRNPPKDSNQIYQNHQPTYRPNANQYSSKPYLPYSNRIGPQSNTELLRKQYNEIQQMKLQQQIHYQNQAQMHQQQKFAERQLLLQQIHGVQPPPNLQNSIYSDSSYRDLDRYSSKNDYKDYSSPETPKDIEKYEKNNDYREVENRNRQYQEPQWQHNQQTEYREQHEVHKRLAEGDKGINKPSNSAGQNQKNNVVSPMKSTSESSSPSVKSPSSESRRSSSGTQALRSPTAQRIPSAPVTVAGILYKQGSDGLKVWRKRWFVLSEYCLFYYKSQEEEKLLGSVLLPSYKVSVCTAEDKVLRKFAFKLEHANMRTYVLAAPDQEAMMKWMKALTMAAVMQTPNDPPHSRNDLSTTKAEDGEDIPMYANAPPKPRRSNEGFNSPSPDMYDPNYDLLKKPASHYSQSINHIRNQEHNYSSTTQDQIYTQSPQSPSQQQRTHHQKRPYDSHNLSLPLTNIAMDRLENEPSTSTNDFNSRSFDRSRGLQDQSQEQRNKNEQIYERQPQKNPFLHGPTPKTGSSYNIDMNAQNQNYQTRGSDIPQSVNRDDHSGANLTPNPVESARDLYGELDSRVSRSNSAANERLLMERRTPDAYGRSTTMSSYNKEKTGDYEDIYGIYGVENDYGKMTTKSSSINETKDNASSHQHQLQHNVQEKTFSGPSVLRKKKMQSSGIQPPMPRPHSADFLEYEAKNEMKNKSMPTRTVHDQTRQPQRPKSSLDINSYYDPSSETYYSEESYAEKMRQSVQYLQQGMRARNMEIPLAKYASGLAQKQLSTAYSQITNHNYNPDLNTANRLSRDQVSHSSKSDVEAMNSNWTLKEKNAENQKDYMNRSGSVMSDGSNASAMVKDASRYDPNGESFLRSASARLPSATEKEGDKKVQQREESMKRLLEWKQRMLQSPLTRKSTPATISLARSLNQSRQSLRSDQYKPKTFSNASYNSYSSDDEEGTPGTDLQNPSEVQAGRSHKVNVTSPNAMQSIVLHAPCDTHHESYSGDGQNITNYGDSPENIYENILCTISLPNIKLDEENDYEETDHLQNNENDVSSLDEKENGYETHESEAESETQEEYTDNDLDEVLLESECEASKAIAIEGDISNDTKDENAHRSITPVCFGESHYLPMSPRKMSIVELPQTTFPCLSELRVSNPHNNEDNPYVEMNIGSENEDTQTYEVLCVNNEKIMEPVYMELTNVRDYDAKENSPVSLKLSSDVASNFADTKEQTLKRASKMAKKTGETDGSDAEIETLTDTSLETPFNRFSISDTFRPASYYLSGSNSVLDVQDVTENEQNYPPLPSSSPPCDELSDDALSKYILEKLDQSNMSNDNSILKMLTTEKQKMSTLKRKTTSLMIYGSPTSIHDTLSRGEKVRHNRATLLSERNKVTSSQASLLKDTDYCYQSSSIDTDSLRSFNAEKGSSRLSLESDISSKFEVIPSSASSEVNSLNESDLAIDFRNPHKCNDVEMMNKRRPLSDDSLFELVENEFPVSNQTNVNVDLDKYLDNLQPCTSTNRKYTGNAQATVPTNDVSFIKDNAVQAAFQSNIHTRCSSTPVRNIGGQIPSSSRSQSPCSSTSITKAPISYYSKQYNEEEDLAKNLNHDETLNKIKEFENEKSVLRSNHDRNASSSSTGFHSRESSTEQSAPYYYSDLSSQEHVNILPTSHYLKNTNLHRKLNNQRRRGPLLKKTEISHIHNPIRKNQVMISDQSFDLVASARSVSVEFLSAADKDPEIDVKNIYESTARKHSKISESMSLISTLGCKSNLSNAESIANKSTAAVDPSSLIKLSSTSMSSHCSENSSNTVYYDAEADNIPYENVLCHGEKHWDEDSVWRDNLRRVSHRHARSMDDLDTVQPDANTTQRNSLDSYVTNSLKRIQKNTPKITRHVTYVNYTFHARTATGGPKILTNQKQQKLNDNDVYVSLAENAELPEEDLDEGVYEQLAIENRATAVEQNKKRFEIDREKLRQWDLMSSGLMKRVAGRVRNIDARLDTGEVARNSDTGTDNAGREGIL from the exons GCTCGATCCTCCATCATCACAGACACAGTTCCAAATGGAGAATAAAAAGGCAGCGCCGGCAACACAACAACCTTTTGCACATCAACATCTTATGGCACATCACGTACACCCTAATGGGATGTATTCTCAACACCATCCGCAACTATCAGCCCACCTCACGTCTACACAAACAGATCAAATACCACCGAATGGCGTCATGCATCAGTTATTACAAAGTCAGTATCACTCAAATTTAGACGCACGATCGCCACTATTAGAAAACAGACATGAACAGTATGGCAGTGCGTACTGTCAAAACCAAGATTACGGAAGACAATATGGAGTCAATGATAATTACAACAATTACCAGCAGTCACCTCCAAGACCCGAACGATCTGAAGTCTATCTAGATCATAATGTGAATAGCTCACTCAACCAAAATATATCAGCAGGTTACAACGTGGAAGTTTATCAAGATTATTTAAAACGCAACCCACCGAAAGATTCAAACCAAATTTACCAAAACCATCAGCCTACGTATAGACCAAATGCAAACCAATACAGCTCTAAACCATATTTACCATACTCTAATAGAATAGGGCCCCAAAGCAATACAGAGTTGTTACGAAAACAGTACAACGAAATTCAGCAGATGAAATTGCAGCAACAAATTCATTATCAAAACCAGGCTCAGATGCACCAACAACAAAAGTTCGCTGAGCGACAACTTCTTTTACAGCAAATTCATGGGGTTCAGCCACCTCCCAATTTACAAAATAGTATATATTCAGATAGTTCTTACCGTGATTTAGATAGATATAGTTCTAAAAATGATTATAAGGATTATAGCAGTCCAGAAACACCAAAAGACATAGAAAAGTATGAGAAGAACAATGACTATCGCGAGGTGGAAAATCGTAACCGTCAGTACCAAGAGCCTCAGTGGCAACACAATCAACAAACAGAATACAGAGAACAACATGAAGTTCACAAAAGGCTAGCAGAAGGAGACAAAGGAATCAATAAACCCTCAAATTCAGCTGgtcaaaatcaaaaaaataacgTAGTTTCCCCTATGAAGTCAACAAGCGAGTCCAGTTCTCCAAGTGTGAAGTCACCGTCTTCAGAGAGCCGGAGAAGTAGCAGCGGAACCCAAGCACTGAGATCACCAACGGCTCAACGAATACCATCTGCCCCGGTAACAGTAGCCGGTATTTTGTATAAACAAGGATCGGATGGCCTAAAAGTATGGCGCAAGAGATGGTTTGTGTTATCCGAATACTGCTTATTTTACTATAAAA GTCAAGAAGAGGAAAAGTTGCTGGGGTCCGTTTTGTTACCTTCATACAAAGTGTCCGTTTGTACCGCAGAAGACAAAGTACTCCGAAAGTTTGCGTTCAAATTAGAGCATGCAAATATGAGAACATATGTACTGGCAGCACCCGACCAAGAAGCCATGATGAAGTGGATGAAGGCTTTGACGATGGCCGCGGTCATGCAAACTCCCAA cgATCCACCACACAGTCGAAACGATTTGTCCACTACCAAAGCAGAG GACGGCGAAGATATACCGATGTATGCGAATGCACCACCAAAACCTAGACGCTCCAATGAGGGATTTAATTCGCCAAGCCCGGACAT GTACGATCCAAATTATGACCTACTCAAAAAACCGGCCTCGCATTACAGCCAAAGCATCAATCACATACGAAACCAAGAACACAACTACTCGAGCACAACTCAAGACCAGATTTATACACAAAGTCCACAGTCACCGTCGCAACAACAACGCACACATCACCAGAAAAGACCATACGATTCGCACAATCTCTCGTTGCCATTAACGAACATCGCAATGGATCGATTAGAGAACGAGCCGAGCACGTCAACGAATGATTTTAATTCCCGGTCTTTTGATAGGAGTCGAGGACTGCAGGACCAATCTCAGGAGCAGCGCAATAAAAACGAACAAATTTACGAGCGACAACCGCAAAAGAATCCGTTCTTGCACGGGCCAACCCCGAAAACGGGTAGCTCGTATAATATCGATATGAATGCGCAGAATCAAAATTATCAGACGAGAGGAAGTGATATACCACAATCGGTTAATAGAGATGATCATTCAGGAGCGAATTTGACGCCGAATCCGGTTGAGTCCGCCAGGGATTTGTATGGAGAATTAGATTCTCGGGTGAGTAGATCTAATAGCGCAGCCAACGAGCGGCTATTGATGGAGAGGCGAACTCCTGACGCGTACGGTAGATCTACGACCATGTCGTCCTACAATAAAGAGAAGACGGGAGATTACGAAGATATATACGGCATTTACGGAGTGGAAAACGATTATGGTAAAATGACCACTAAATCGTCAAGCATTAATGAAACTAAAGATAATGCCAGCAGTCACCAACATCAGTTGCAACACAAT GTTCAAGAGAAAACATTTAGTGGCCCGTCAGTTCTGAGGAAGAAGAAAATGCAGTCGAGCGGTATTCAACCACCGATGCCTAGACCACATAGCGCTGATTTTCTCGAATACGAAGCgaagaatgaaatgaaaaataaatctatgCCAACGAGGACAGTCCACGATCAAACTCGGCAGCCGCAAAGGCCAAAATCTAGTCTCGACATCAATTCCTACTACGACCCCAGCTCTGAGACATATTATTCGGAGGAGAGCTACGCCGAAAAAATGCGGCAGTCGGTCCAATATTTACAACAAGGAATGAGGGCTCGTAACATGGAGATACCTTTGGCGAAGTACGCAAGCGGCCTCGCCCAAAAGCAGTTGAGTACCGCCTATTCTCAAATCACAAATCATAACTACAACCCTGATTTGAATACGGCGAATAGGCTTAGTCGTGATCAGGTCAGTCATAGCTCGAAGTCGGACGTGGAAGCTATGAACTCGAATTGGACATTGAAAGAAAAGAATGCCGAAAATCAAAAAGACTACATGAACAGAAGTGGAAGTGTAATGAGCGATGGATCTAATGCGAGTGCAATGGTCAAGGATGCTAGTAGATACGATCCAAATGGCGAAAGTTTTTTGAGGTCTGCAAGTGCTAGGCTACCGTCAGCAACGGAAAAGGAAGGCGATAAGAAAGTGCAACAG CGCGAAGAATCAATGAAGCGTTTATTAGAATGGAAACAGCGAATGTTACAATCTCCGTTGACGAGAAAAAGTACACCGGCCACAATATCTCTGGCTCGTTCTTTGAATCAAAGTCGACAGTCGCTACGATCTGATCAGTATAAGCCGAAGACATTTTCTAACGCTTCGTACAACAGCTACTCTTCTGATGATGAAG AGGGAACACCGGGCACTGATCTGCAAAACCCCAGTGAAGTGCAGGCAGGAAGGTCTCACAAAGTGAATGTAACGAGTCCAAATGCTATGCAATCAATAGTACTGCATGCGCCCTGTGATACTCATCATGAAAGTTATAGTGGCGACGGTCAAAATATAACTAATTATGGAGACAGTCCCGAgaatatatatgaaaatatacTATGTACGATTTCACTACCAAACATTAAATTAGATGAAGAAAATGATTATGAAGAAACTGATCACTTACAAAACAATGAAAACGATGTAAGTAGTTTAGATGAAAAGGAAAACGGTTATGAAACACACGAGAGTGAAGCAGAATCGGAAACTCAAGAAGAGTATACAGATAATGACTTAGATGAAGTATTGTTGGAATCAGAATGTGAAGCTTCTAAAGCTATAGCAATAGAAGGTGATATTTCGAATGATACAAAAGATGAAAATGCACATAGGTCAATAACACCAGTGTGTTTCGGAGAAAGCCATTATTTACCGATGAGTCCACGAAAAATGTCAATTGTTGAATTACCTCAAACTACATTTCCTTGTCTAAGCGAACTTCGTGTTTCCAATCCTCACAATAATGAAGATAATCCATATGTGGAAATGAATATCGGAAGTGAAAACGAAGACACGCAAACGTATGAAGTTCTCTGTGTCAATAACGAAAAAATAATGGAACCGGTATATATGGAACTAACTAATGTACGTGATTACGATGCAAAAGAAAATAGCCCAGTCTCTTTAAAATTATCTTCAGATGTGGCTTCAAATTTTGCTGACACAAAAGAACAAACATTGAAAAGAGCTTCTAAAATGGCGAAAAAGACTGGAGAAACCGATGGTTCCGACGCAGAAATTGAAACATTAACGGATACCTCCCTCGAAACTCCATTTAATCGGTTTAGTATTTCAGATACATTTCGTCCAGCTTCCTATTACTTGAGTGGGAGCAATTCTGTCCTAGACGTACAAGATGTAACTGAAAATGAGCAGAATTATCCTCCTTTACCGAGTTCGTCACCTCCTTGCGATGAACTATCGGACGATGCCCTTTCTAAGTATATTTTAGAAAAGCTCGACCAGTCTAATATGTCAAATGATAATTCTATATTGAAAATGTTAACTACCgagaaacaaaaaatgagtaccCTTAAAAGAAAAACGACATCTTTAATGATATATGGTAGTCCTACCTCTATTCACGACACGTTGTCGAGAGGGGAGAAAGTTCGTCACAACAGAGCTACTTTGTTGTCTGAGAGGAATAAGGTAACAAGCTCCCAAGCTTCTTTATTAAAAGATACGGATTATTGTTATCAATCAAGTAGTATTGATACAGATTCGTTAAGAAGCTTTAATGCAGAAAAAGGATCCTCAAGGTTGTCGTTAGAATCAGACATAAGTAGTAAGTTTGAAGTAATACCGTCAAGTGCATCTTCAGAAGTGAACAGCTTAAATGAAAGTGATTTAGCAATAGATTTTAGAAATCCTCACAAATGTAACGACGTGGAAATGATGAACAAAAGACGGCCGCTTTCAGATGATTCACTTTTTGAATTAGTCGAAAATGAGTTTCCAGTTAGCAATCAGACAAATGTCAACGTAGATTTGGATAAATATCTTGACAATTTACAGCCTTGTACTAGTACAAATAGAAAATACACGGGAAACGCTCAAGCAACGGTCCCAACAAATGACGTTTCTTTTATAAAAGACAACGCGGTTCAAGCAGCTTTCCAAAGTAATATACACACTCGATGCTCTAGTACTCCAGTTAGGAACATCGGTGGACAGATTCCTTCATCTTCACGATCACAAAGCCCGTGCAGTTCTACGAGTATAACTAAAGCACCAATATCTTACTACAGCAAACAATACAACGAGGAAGAAGATTTAGCAAAAAATCTAAATCACgatgaaacattaaataaaatcaagGAATTTGAAAACGAAAAATCAGTACTTCGGTCTAATCATGATCGTAATGCCTCCTCTTCATCAACAGGGTTCCATAGCCGTGAGAGTTCAACAGAACAGAGTGCACCTTATTACTATTCGGATCTTTCATCACAAGAGCATGTTAATATTCTGCCTACATCTCACTATCTGAAAAATACCAACCTACATCGAAAATTGAACAATCAGCGGCGACGAGGTCCCTTACTTAAGAAAACCGAAATTTCGCACATCCATAATCCAATCCGAAAAAATCAAGTTATGATCTCAGATCAGTCTTTTGATCTTGTCGCAAGTGCAAGAAGCGTTTCAGTAGAATTTTTGAGTGCTGCTGACAAGGATCCGGAAATTGATGTGAAAAATATCTATGAGTCGACTGCGAGAAAACATTCAAAAATATCAGAATCAATGAGCTTAATATCGACTTTGGGTTGcaaaagtaatttaagtaatGCAGAAAGCATTGCAAATAAATCTACCGCTGCTGTTGACCCTAGTTCATTGATAAAACTCTCATCGACTAGCATGTCGTCACATTGTAGTGAAAATTCATCGAATACAGTGTATTATGATGCGGAAGCCGATAATATTCCTTACGAAAATGTGTTGTGCCACGGCGAAAAACATTGGGATGAGGATTCTGTATGGAGAGATAATTTGAGGAGGGTATCACATAGACATGCTCGTTCAATGGATGATTTAGATACTGTACAACCAGATGCAAATACAACTCAACGTAACAGCTTAGATTCGTATGTAACGAATAGTTTgaaaagaatacaaaaaaacacACCTAAAATTACTCGTCATGTAACATACGTTAATTATACTTTTCACGCACGAACTGCTACTGGCGGTCCAAAGATTTTAACAAACCAAAAACAGcaaaaattaaacgacaacgaCGTGTATGTCAGTCTAGCAGAAAACGCAGAACTACCCGAAGAAGATTTGGATGAAGGTGTTTATGAACAATTAGCAATAGAAAACCGTGCTACAGCTGTtgagcaaaataaaaaaaggtttgaaATAGATAGGGAAAAGCTTAGGCAATGGGATTTGATGTCGAGTGGTCTCATGAAACGGGTAGCAGGGCGTGTGCGTAATATTGACGCGCGTTTGGACACAGGCGAAGTAGCTCGTAATTCGGATACCGGAACTGATAATGCAGGCCGCGAAGGTATCCTCTAA